The genome window TCCTCTATTATTTAGCAAATAACGACCAAAAACTCTGTTTATGTTCAGCacagacataatttttttccGTATATTTTTAACCCGAGTTAAAAACCCGGTTGAATCCACAGTTGGGGTACCCACAGATAAGGGGCCCAGCAGGGTGGGGTGGCGTTGGAGAGAGGACGctagagaggaaggaggagctgGATATGGAAACCGGAAGGTGTGGGAATTTGAGGGAACTGCGCTCTACTTATCAAGCAGGGAACGGCTGCCCTGTTAGAGATGAAATGACTCTTTCACGTCACACAATTCCTGAGAGACGTAGTTGGGACCCAAACTCGCGTCTGCTGACTTCAGGGTGCTGGGACAACCGTGCCTCCACATGAGCTCTGAATTACAAGAGTTTATTTTCGGGGTTGCTTGTAACTAGTCCTACTTGCGTTCCCATTTCCTCTCAGCCTCAAGCCGCCCAGGGATGCTTCCCGCCTCGCAGACACTGCCCTCCATGAGGCCACCCAAGCCCTTTTAAAACGCAACGAAGAGTGCCAGCAGCCGGCACCCACAAACTCTCGGGAGCACGAGTCCCAGAATGCAACGCTCCCTGTCAGCAAAGGGACGCCCAAAGCCGCTAAGTGGACCAGCATGCAACGCTCCCGAAGGGGCGGGGCTCTGTGCAGGGGCGGCACCCTGAGCGTCGCCTCGGCAACTCCAATTCCGTGACAGAATGCGCTTCCGCTTCCGCCTCTGAGCCCTGCGCGTGAGCGTCTACGCAGCTTGGTCGCCGTGACGCCATCCTCCTGCGACTGCTCAGACCCGGAGCTTCCTTGCGGTGGCTTCTTTCCCGCGTGAAAGTGTAGAGCTGCTACTTGTTGCCTACGGCCTGTGACCTGGGAGCAAAAGGAAAAGCGGCGAGATGACGGACCGCTACACCATCCACAGCCAGCTGGAGCACCTGCAGTCCAAGTACATCGGCACGGGCCACGCCGACACCACCAAGTGGGAGTGGCTGGTGAACCAGCACCGCGACTCGTACTGCTCCTACATGGGCCACTTCGACCTTCTCAACTACTTCGCCATTGCAGAGAATGAGAGCAAAGCGCGAGTGCGCTTCAACTTGATGGAGAAGATGCTGCAGCCTTGCGGACCGCCAGCCGACAAGCCCGAGGAGAACTGAGACTCTGCCTTATCACTGCCGTACAGGAGCACCTCTCCCGGCGTTCCTCCTTTTTGTCCTCCCTCGAATATCCGTGCCTCCAGTGGACCGTTTCTCCATGGCTGCTGCTGCTCGCGCTTTCCTTGTACAGAAGTCCTTGCTCCGGGGTGTCCCGCCTGACCTGCCTTTGGAACGCAGCATTGGGAGACCATCAGGACCCCTGAGAACTGTGCCAGTGGAGAGATGCTAGAGCTGGCAAGCGTTAGGGAAGATGGCACTGGAGTGAGACAGAATTTGGAGCCTCGTTTTTAGCTAGTTGATTGTCGTTGTTGCTTTTTCCATAAAGTTTAGAAATTGTTCAGTGTCTTGGTGTGAACTGCTTGTGTTCGGGTGGAGGGGTCCAGGGAGGGCTCTGGAGACCAAGGTTTCCCGAGAGTCCGAGCAGGAGATGGGGTGGGAGCGCCTGGCCAGCGTTCATTGCTGGGTTTTTAAATCCACCCTGCACGCCTTTATCatactcccccacccccacttcacCCAAGAGCGTTTTCTTTTTCAGGCCCACAACACCTTCATTTTTGAGGTTTGTAATTATTATAtcccatattatttttcttccattttaaaaggtTTTGCTGCCATTGTCCTCCCTCACCTCTATGTAAATTGCATTCTTTCTATTAGGAATTTGTACCCATGTCTTCAGAAGTGACAAACTGGCAAACGAGTTCTtacattcattcaacattcaacacatatttgttgagcTCTATGTGGCAGGTAAATTTCCCAGGCTTTTGGGGCTTACATTATGCtgatggggggagagggaggacaaactgtagaaaaataataagcaaatgtCAGAAGATGctggagagggaaagaaattaTGTGTGGCTGGGGTGGGTCTAGTTGGTAGGGTTGCAGTTTTAAATACGATGGTTAGGTTATTGAgatggtgacatttgagcaaagactttaAGGAAGTGAGGGAAATAGCAATGTAGAAAACGGAGGAAATTGCTTTCCATGCAGAGAGAACCATCAGTGCAGTAGTCCTAATGATGGGAGTGTGTTTGGCCTGTTG of Microcebus murinus isolate Inina chromosome 5, M.murinus_Inina_mat1.0, whole genome shotgun sequence contains these proteins:
- the SF3B5 gene encoding splicing factor 3B subunit 5: MTDRYTIHSQLEHLQSKYIGTGHADTTKWEWLVNQHRDSYCSYMGHFDLLNYFAIAENESKARVRFNLMEKMLQPCGPPADKPEEN